In one Culex quinquefasciatus strain JHB chromosome 2, VPISU_Cqui_1.0_pri_paternal, whole genome shotgun sequence genomic region, the following are encoded:
- the LOC119766965 gene encoding metaxin-2 codes for MSAITSEYLKNEIIASQPWPQKAFLYQPYEEEQILLAENASCLAVRTYLTMLDLPFTVELRANSEFMSPGGKRTKLPVLRVENYTYAEFEHILSFVELKGHSLTAELAPEEKDDMRAHLCLVEQIFTNAEQYVSWVDKEVLEKVTRARNGSVYPFPLNYIQNWRKQLAVRRQLGVAEFLKLTQEEVTDRVDKLCQSLSYRLDDKPYFYGTKPTELDALVFGHLFSIFTMTLPNNVLAVTINKYRNLTQFCKNIEEKYFKRV; via the exons atGAGTGCAATTACCAGCGAGTATTTGAAGAATGAAATCATTG CATCTCAACCGTGGCCCCAAAAAGCCTTCCTCTACCAACCGTACGAGGAGGAGCAGATCCTGCTCGCGGAAAACGCCAGCTGCCTCGCGGTCCGCACCTATCTAACCATGCTGGACCTGCCCTTCACCGTCGAACTGCGCGCCAACTCGGAATTTATGTCGCCAGGCGGCAAGCGCACCAAACTGCCGGTGCTGCGCGTCGAAAACTACACGTACGCCGAGTTCGAACACATCCTGAGCTTCGTCGAGCTGAAGGGCCACTCGCTGACGGCGGAGCTCGCGCCTGAGGAGAAGGACGACATGCGGGCGCACCTCTGCCTGGTGGAGCAGATCTTTACGAACGCGGAGCAGTATGTTAGCTGGGTCGATAAGGAGGTGCTGGAGAAGGTGACGCGTGCGAGGAATGGGTCGGTGTATCCGTTTCCGTTGAACTATATTCAGAACTGGCGCAAGCAGCTGGCCGTGAGGAGGCAGCTGGGGGTGGCGGAGTTTTTGAAGCTGACCCAGGAGGAGGTTACGGATCGGGTGGATAAGCTGTGCCAGTCGTTGAGTTATCGGCTGGATGATAAGCCGTACTTTTACGGGACAAA acCAACGGAACTGGACGCCCTGGTTTTCGGTCACCTGTTCAGCATTTTCACGATGACCTTGCCGAACAATGTGCTTGCCGTTACGATCAACAAGTACCGAAATTTGACGCAGTTCTGCAAGAACATTGAGGAGAAGTACTTCAAGCGCGTTTAA
- the LOC6036470 gene encoding DNA-directed RNA polymerase III subunit RPC2, whose amino-acid sequence MGLNEKDWDAGSKNLKKVQKTLEDKWKLVPAFLQIKGLVKQHIDSFNYFINVDIKNIVRANDEVKSDADPCFYLKYLNVAIGMPDVEEGFNNTKSTTPHECRLRDMTYAAPITVDIEYTRGTQRVVRNGLLIGRMPIMLRSSNCVLSGKSEYELSKVNECPLDPGGYFVIRGTEKVILIQEQVSWNKMLTEDYNNVIQCQVTSSTHEKKSRTILLSKHGKYYLKHNSMTEEIPVAIIFKAMGIASDQEIMQLVGIDTETQKRLAPSLLEAANHKVYTQQRALEYMGSKLIAKRFTTAATKYKTTADEARDLLATTILAHVPVNNFNFQVKAIYVALMIRRVMAAELDRSAVDDRDYYGNKRLELAGSLLSLMFEDLFKRFNWELKMIADKNIPKIKAAQFDIVKHMRAALISTGLETAISTGNWTIKRFKMERAGVTQVLSRLSYISALGMMTRVNSQFEKTRKVSGPRSLQPSQWGMLCPSDTPEGEACGLVKNLALMTHITTEVDEEPVIRLAYNSGVEDIRLLGGETINNPKVFMVFINGNILGVTIMYKRLVEVFRMMRRKGLIGSFVSIHTSFSQRCVYIHTDGGRLCRPYIIVQNGQPLVKQEHIEQLKVGLRKFDDFLHDGLIEYLDVNEENDSFIAYQELDIDPEKTTHLEIEPFTLLGVCAGLVPYPHHNQSPRNTYQCAMGKQAMGIIGYNQKNRIDTLMYNIVYPQTPMVRSRTIELTNFDKLPAGQNATVAVMSYSGYDIEDALILNKASIDRGYGRCLVYKNSKCTIKRYSNQTFDRIMGPMKDSLTNKIIFRHECLDTDGIISPGEKVSSKQTMVNKEMPAVKSINPIEQKESGQQPIAYSGVPITYKGTEPSYIEKVMVSTNNDEEFLVKILLRQTRRPEIGDKFSSRHGQKGVTGLIVEQEDLPFNDFGMSPDMVMNPHGFPSRMTVGKTLELLGSKAGVLEGKFHYGTAFGGSKCQDLQDELFKNGFNYLGKDVFYSGITGEPLEAYIYSGPVYYQKLKHMVQDKMHARARGPRAVLTRQPTQGRSREGGLRLGEMERDCLISYGASMLIMERLMISSDAFDVDVCNVCGRLAYSSWCHNCRSSASVSKISMPYACKLLFQELTSMNIVPRLKLQNY is encoded by the exons ATGGGTCTCAACGAGAAGGACTGGGATGCGGGCAGCAAGAACTTGAAAAAGGTGCAGAAAACGCTGGAGGACAAATGGAAGCTGGTGCCGGCGTTCCTGCAGATCAAGGGTCTGGTCAAGCAGCACATCGATTCGTTCAACTACTTCATCAACGTGGACATCAAGAACATTGTGCGGGCGAACGACGAGGTCAAGAGCGATGCCGATCCGTGCTTTTACCTGAAGTATCTGAACGTGGCCATCGGGATGCCGGACGTGGAGGAAGGCTTTAACAATACCAAATCGACGACGCCGCACGAGTGCCGGCTGCGGGACATGACGTACGCGGCGCCGATCACGGTGGACATTGAGTACACGCGGGGCACGCAGCGGGTTGTGCGGAATGGGTTGTTGATTGGGCGGATGCCGATTATGCTGCGGTCGTCGAATTGTGTGCTCAGTGGGAAGTCCGAGTACGAGCTGTCGAAGGTGAACGAGTGTCCGCTGGATCCGGGCGGTTACTTTGTGATTCGTGGGACGGAGAAGGTGATTTTGATTCAGGAGCAGGTTTCCTGGAACAAGATGCTGACGGAGGATTACAACAACGTGATCCAGTGCCAGGTGACGAGTTCGACGCACGAGAAGAAGTCGCGGACGATTTTGCTGTCCAAGCATGGCAAGTACTACCTGAAGCACAACTCGATGACGGAGGAGATTCCGGTGGCGATCATTTTCAAGGCGATGGGGATTGCGTCGGATCAGGAGATTATGCAGCTGGTGGGGATCGATACGGAGACGCAGAAGCGGCTGGCGCCGTCGCTGTTGGAGGCTGCGAACCACAAGGTTTACACCCAGCAGCGTGCGTTGGAGTACATGGGATCGAAGTTGATTGCGAAGCGGTTCACGACGGCGGCCACGAAGTACAAGACGACGGCGGATGAGGCGCGGGATTTGCTGGCGACGACGATTTTGGCGCACGTCCCGGTGAACAACTTTAACTTTCAG GTCAAAGCGATCTACGTGGCGCTGATGATCCGGCGCGTGATGGCCGCCGAGCTGGACCGGTCGGCGGTGGACGACCGCGACTATTACGGCAACAAGCGGCTCGAGCTGGCAGGTTCGCTGCTGTCGCTCATGTTCGAGGACCTGTTCAAGCGCTTCAACTGGGAGCTGAAGATGATCGCCGACAAGAACATTCCGAAGATCAAGGCGGCCCAGTTTGACATTGTGAAGCACATGCGGGCGGCGTTGATCTCGACGGGGTTGGAGACGGCGATATCGACGGGGAATTGGACGATTAAGCGGTTCAAGATGGAGCGGGCGGGTGTGACGCAGGTGTTGTCGCGGTTGAGCTACATTTCGGCGCTGGGGATGATGACCCGGGTGAACTCGCAGTTTGAGAAGACGCGGAAGGTTTCGGGACCGCGATCGTTGCAGCCGAGCCAGTGGGGAATGCTGTGTCCGTCGGATACGCCCGAGGGTGAGGCTTGCGGGTTGGTGAAGAACTTGGCGCTGATGACGCACATTACGACGGAGGTGGACGAGGAACCTGTTATTCGGTTGGCGTACAATTCTGGGGTGGAAGATATTCGCTTGCTTGGAGGAGAGACGATCAACAATCCGAAGGTTTTTATGGTGTTCATCAACGGTAACATTTTGGGAGTGACGATCATGTACAAGCGGTTGGTGGAGGTGTTCCGGATGATGCGTAGGAAGGGTTTGATCGGGTCTTTTGTGTCGATTCATACGTCGTTTTCTCAACGTTGCGTTTATATTCACACGGATGGGGGGAGATTGTGCCGGCCGTACATCATCGTTCAGAACGGACAACCGCTGGTGAAGCAGGAGCACATTGAGCAGTTGAAGGTGGGTTTGCGCAAGTTTGACGACTTTTTGCACGACGGGTTGATTGAATATCTGGACGTGAACGAGGAGAACGATTCGTTCATCGCGTATCAGGAGCTTGATATTGATCCGGAGAAGACGACCCACCTGGAGATTGAACCGTTTACGCTGTTGGGAGTTTGCGCTGGGTTAGTTCCGTACCCGCACCACAACCAGAGTCCCCGTAACACGTACCAGTGCGCTATGGGTAAGCAAGCGATGGGAATTATCGGGTACAACCAGAAGAACCGGATCGACACGTTGATGTACAACATTGTCTACCCGCAAACGCCGATGGTGCGCTCGCGGACGATCGAGTTGACCAACTTTGATAAGCTGCCGGCCGGGCAGAACGCCACGGTCGCAGTTATGAGCTACTCCGGGTACGATATCGAAGATGCGTTGATCCTGAACAAGGCCTCGATCGATCGCGGCTACGGACGCTGTCTGGTGTACAAAAACAGCAAGTGCACCATCAAACGGTACAGCAATCAGACCTTCGATCGCATCATGGGCCCCATGAAGGACTCGCTCACCAACAAGATCATCTTCCGGCACGAGTGTCTCGACACGGACGGAATCATCTCCCCTGGCGAGAAGGTCTCGTCCAAACAGACCATGGTCAACAAGGAAATGCCAGCCGTCAAATCCATCAACCCGATCGAACAGAAAGAGTCCGGCCAGCAGCCGATCGCGTACAGCGGCGTCCCGATCACGTACAAGGGCACGGAACCGAGCTACATCGAAAAGGTCATGGTTTCAACGAACAACGACGAAGAGTTCCTCGTCAAGATCCTGCTGCGTCAAACACGCCGTCCGGAGATTGGCGACAAGTTCAGCTCGCGCCACGGCCAAAAAGGCGTCACCGGTCTGATCGTCGAGCAGGAAGATCTGCCCTTCAACGACTTTGGCATGTCGCCGGACATGGTGATGAACCCGCACGGCTTCCCGTCCCGTATGACGGTCGGCAAAACGCTCGAACTGCTCGGCAGCAAAGCTGGCGTCCTCGAGGGCAAATTCCACTACGGAACCGCTTTCGGCGGCTCCAAATGCCAAGATCTACAGGACGAACTGTTCAAGAACGGGTTCAACTACCTCGGCAAGGACGTCTTCTACTCCGGAATCACCGGCGAACCGCTCGAGGCGTACATCTACTCCGGTCCCGTCTACTACCAGAAGCTCAAGCACATGGTGCAGGACAAGATGCACGCCCGAGCGCGCGGTCCACGCGCCGTCCTCACCCGTCAACCGACGCAAGGTCGTAGCCGCGAGGGAGGTCTCCGGCTGGGCGAGATGGAACGCGACTGTCTGATTTCGTACGGCGCCTCGATGCTGATCATGGAGCGGCTCATGATCTCGTCGGACGCGTTCGACGTGGACGTTTGCAACGTGTGCGGCCGGCTCGCGTATTCCTCGTGGTGCCACAACTGCCGCTCGTCGGCCAGCGTGTCCAAGATATCGATGCCGTACGCGTGCAAGCTGCTGTTCCAGGAGCTGACCAGCATGAACATCGTGCCGCGGCTGAAGCTGCAGAATTACTAA